Genomic window (Prosthecochloris aestuarii DSM 271):
TGCTCCAGCAAGCATGAGAAGGCCCTGAAAATCCTTCATCACCGTCTCCCTGCCGGCGGCAAATTTTATCACCTTGTCCGGATGAGCAAGACGACAAAGAGCGAAGGTTTTCACAATATCACTCACAGCAAGCGGAAGCGAACCTTCAAGCGGCGTTCCATCGACAGGAACCAGAACGTTGAGAGGGATCACTGCGACATCAAGCGCCTGGAGCACAAAAATCAAATCGATTCTCTCCTGCATCGTCTCTCCAACGCCGAGAATAGCGCCGCAGCACACTGCAATCCTGTGCTTTCGCAGCAATCTGATGGTCTCGATACGATCATTCTGCGAATGACTGTCGGCAATCAGGTCACTGTAACGGTCAGGGGAAACCTGGAGGTTGATGTTGTAATGCGCAATACCTGCATCGGCAAGCAATGCTGCGCTATCAGAGCCAAGCACACCAAGTGAAGCACACACCTTCAAACCAGGGTACTCTTCCCGCAGGCCTGTTATGAGATCGATTATCCGCTGAAACTCCTTATTCACCGTCCGGTACCCATACCCGCTCGTTACAATCCCGAAATGACGGACCCCCTTGGCATAGACCCTGCCTGCCGCCTCGAAGACCTTCGAGCGGTCAAGCAGGGAATACGATTCAACATCCGCCTGATTATGGAGCGACTGGGCACAGAAGCGACAGTTTTCAGAACAAGCCCCCGATTTGGCATTGAGGATCGAACAGCTGTGCAGTGCACCGTCGGGAGCAGCAAAGCGATTTTTCACTTTATTTGCGAGCGAAAGCAGATCCACCACCGCCTCACCCCGCAGGGTCGCAAGACGAGTGGCCAGATCGTAGGAGACCGAGCGGCCCGTTTCCAGAACGCCATAGGCTTCCTGGATAAGAGGATCAATTACAGCTCCATTCATATCCTTCAACAGATTGTCAGTGTTCAATAAAAAGATGCGCTTCGCCTGATGAAATCACCCGTCGCTCACCGTTATCGAGATCAAGAAGCAGCTCCCCTGTCCTGCTGATGCCTGCCGCCCGGCCCCTGAGACGCCGGTTAAACTGCTCAACCTCGACCAGTCTGCCCTTGAGATAGGAGTACTCATCAAGACATTCGAGCACCTGCCCGAGATCTTCCTCCTCAAGCCAGGCATCATAGATCGGCTCGAAAGCATTGAAAAACGACGCAAGAAGTGCTGACCGGGAATACTCCTCCCCGGTTTCAAGAAAAAGAGATGTCGCGATACCCCGGATCTCATGAGGCAACTCACGAAGATTCACATTGATACCGATTCCGGCAATCACGAAATGCGCCATATCCGCCTCAGACTCCATCTCGCACAGAATACCGCATATCTTCCTGCCATTGACCAGCATATCGTT
Coding sequences:
- the bioB gene encoding biotin synthase BioB, encoding MNGAVIDPLIQEAYGVLETGRSVSYDLATRLATLRGEAVVDLLSLANKVKNRFAAPDGALHSCSILNAKSGACSENCRFCAQSLHNQADVESYSLLDRSKVFEAAGRVYAKGVRHFGIVTSGYGYRTVNKEFQRIIDLITGLREEYPGLKVCASLGVLGSDSAALLADAGIAHYNINLQVSPDRYSDLIADSHSQNDRIETIRLLRKHRIAVCCGAILGVGETMQERIDLIFVLQALDVAVIPLNVLVPVDGTPLEGSLPLAVSDIVKTFALCRLAHPDKVIKFAAGRETVMKDFQGLLMLAGANGFLTGGYLTTRGRDVGDDQAFMEQLKHFSGRS